A region from the Linepithema humile isolate Giens D197 chromosome 1, Lhum_UNIL_v1.0, whole genome shotgun sequence genome encodes:
- the stj gene encoding voltage-dependent calcium channel subunit alpha-2/delta-3 isoform X5 — protein MRSCFLPVVVVLILIEVPDRSSSTQFEIVRTWANKLGYELWTLGKYVTKMDKFRESYKTAEVTPRDGRTLVHEIAKDIKTMMESKISAIKRIMDVAETSAMSSPPMDPPESYEFVNAKNNTIDFENSRHFGGYVNLNMSAVHVPTNVYERASNVIRAIKWSEELDRTFINNYEQDPSLSWQYFGSATGFMRQYPAINWSMQPVDLFDCRTRSWYIEAATSPKDILILMDTSGSMTGIRREIARHVINNILDTLGNNDFVNIITFNNVTKEVVPCFNDTLVQANLANVRELKLAISDLETVNIANFTLALTTAFELLEVFRNEREGAKCNQAIMLITDGVPYNYNEIFKTYNWKDQDEPTDMPVRVFTYLIGREVADTREVNWMACANRGYYVHLCTPAEVREEVLKYVPVMARPLVLGRTDHPTIWTPVYADITDPKITDWLWEQRESEEQKERFLLYHRNKKYLNLEEDRRFWKKRWHEDSEQNKPNYKLMTSVSMPVFDRRENATMIANLLGVAGTDVPIEEIQKLMIPHMLGVNGYAFIVTNNGFILIHPDLRPVFQGILKPAYNSVDMAEIELMDNDKGPREFDEGMVMLRNDVVNQANGSVTLHTKYHYDNMKRVGRVKRKYDYTGIMDTPFTIVVSLPEHDHIGNYHVRATEEIHRSHAKGKNVTDYFAGSNWRVHPDWMYCKYHYEGEHRFETSELQLLHFLERTRQPGWKWIDMKQRSQPPEYSATSSNHSSHPNPYKADRNSYYCDRNLLQSLVFDAKVTEWFAQQTPANPSTNREESGKQFQQRFGITLAFMATHSGLTRWQNYPMDEDVPLPGDQFNKQHSRAIDEVWYRRAVEQHYVLPESFVFSVPIDEEGADNTTLVIASHAIFIGEGGKANAPAAVVGFQFQHTALQTLFQNITFNCGSDSCGGLKHCGDDTLACYLIDDNGYIIAAKSEADAGKFFGEIRGPIMNSLVKDGVYERIRIFDYQAVCFKNAQTNNAANILLTPWKHLQKAVFWLVSQITWVWAKAGIMDDYESFGYVSDEESVHNDSDESEKPSLSSEPKDDRSFDHVFINRTRLEVCDQEVFLYLRNATFNAYYIDSDENCVRPYVAQPVPHSNMLLIVVNIGCSDTSLPPLSIEPEEVNYENNTLVCQKALTGLKRKRPQSCIRSHPRESEIKHQCGLATSARSNLLHLTTMLLLMCTLTGRPVHIFG, from the exons ATGAGGTCCTGCTTCTTACCTGTCGTCGTCGTTCTGATTCTGATCGAGGTACCCGATCGTAGCAGCAGCACCCAGTTCGAAAT AGTGAGAACATGGGCGAACAAGTTAGGCTACGAACTATGGACGTTGGGCAAGTATGTGACGAAGATGGACAAGTTTCGAGAGAGTTACAAGACAGCGGAAGTCACACCACGTGACGGAAGAACCCTCGTGCACGAAATCGCTAAAGACATCAAGACCATGATGGAGTCCAAGATTTCGGCTATAAAG AGGATAATGGACGTGGCCGAGACGTCAGCGATGTCGTCCCCTCCTATGGATCCGCCGGAGTCCTACGAGTTTGTCAACGCAAAGAACAACACAATCGACTTCGAGAACAGTCGACACTTCGGCGGTTACGTAAACCTCAACATGTCGGCAGTGCATGTGCCTACAAACGTGTACGAGCGCGCGTCGAATGTCATCCGCGCTATCAAGTGGTCCGAAGAGCTCGACCGTACCTTCATCAATAATTACGAGCAGGACCCGTCGTTGTCCTGGCAGTATTTCGGCAGCGCGACCGGCTTCATGCGCCAGTACCCGGCCATAAATTGGAGCATGCAGCCGGTGGATCTGTTCGATTGCCGGACGAGAAGCTGGTACATCGAGGCGGCCACCAGTCCTAAGGACATTCTCATCCTGATGGACACGTCCGGTAGCATGACCGGCATACGACGAGAAATCGCTAGGCACGTTATAAACAACATCCTCGACACTCTCGGCAACAATGACTTCGTCAACATTATCACGTTCAACAACGTGACCAAAGAG GTGGTGCCGTGTTTCAACGACACTCTCGTCCAGGCGAATCTGGCGAACGTACGGGAGCTGAAGCTAGCCATATCGGACCTCGAGACGGTGAACATCGCCAACTTCACCCTGGCGCTAACCACCGCGTTCGAGCTGCTCGAGGTGTTCCGCAACGAGCGGGAGGGTGCCAAGTGCAATCAAGCGATCATGCTGATCACCGACGGCGTGCCGTACAACTACAATGAGATCTTCAAGACGTACAATTGGAAAGATCAGGACGAGCCGACGGACATGCCCGTCCGCGTGTTCACCTATCTGATCGGCCGGGAGGTCGCGGACACGCGCGAAGTGAACTGGATGGCCTGCGCGAACCGAGGATACTACGTGCATCTGTGCACCCCGGCGGAAGTGAGAGAGGAG GTGCTAAAATATGTGCCGGTAATGGCGAGGCCGCTTGTGCTAGGTCGCACGGACCATCCGACCATCTGGACGCCCGTGTACGCCGACATAACCGACCCGAAGATCACCGACTGGCTGTGGGAGCAGCGCGAGAGCGAGGAGCAGAAGGAGCGCTTCCTGCTCTACCACCGAAATAAGAAGTACTTGAATTTGGAGGAGGATCGGCGCTTCTGGAAGAAGCGGTGGCACGAGGACAGCGAACAGAACAAGCCTAATTACAAGCTGATGACTTCGGTTAGCATGCCGGTGTTCGATCGGCGCGAGAACGCA ACAATGATCGCCAATCTCCTCGGTGTTGCCGGCACGGATGTACCAATCGAAGAGATCCAGAAGCTAATGATTCCGCACATG CTTGGCGTCAACGGCTACGCATTCATCGTGACTAATAATGGTTTCATCCTGATTCATCCCGATCTCCGGCCAGTG TTCCAGGGCATTTTGAAACCGGCGTATAACAGCGTCGATATGGCGGAGATCGAGCTAATGGATAACGACAAAGGCCCCAGAGAATTTGACGAAGGCATGGTtatg CTTCGCAACGATGTGGTGAATCAGGCGAATGGTAGCGTGACACTCCATACAAAATATCATTACGATAATATG AAACGTGTCGGCAGGGTGAAgagaaaatatgattatacGGGAATTATGGACACACCGTTCACTATAGTGGTTAGCTTACCCGAGCACGATCACATTGGAAATTATCACGTGCGCGCTACCGAGGAGATACATCGATCTCACGCTAAAG GGAAAAACGTGACAGATTACTTCGCGGGTAGTAACTGGCGGGTGCACCCCGATTGGATGTACTGCAA GTACCACTACGAGGGTGAACACAGGTTCGAAACCTCGGAGTTGCAGCTCCTGCACTTTCTGGAGCGTACCCGTCAGCCAGGCTGGAAGTGGATCGACATGAAGCAGCGATCCCAGCCGCCGGAATACTCCGCCACGAGTTCCAATCATAGCTCTCATC CAAATCCTTACAAAGCCGATCGGAACTCGTATTACTGCGACAGGAATCTACTGCAAAGTCTGGTGTTTGACGCTAAGGTAACCGAGTGGTTTGCCCAGCAAACCCCAGCAAATCCCAGCACCAACCGCGAAGAATCAGG GAAGCAATTCCAACAACGCTTCGGAATCACCCTGGCGTTCATGGCCACGCACAGCGGTCTGACCAGGTGGCAGAACTACCCGATGGACGAAGACGTGCCGTTGCCGGGGGATCAATTCAATAAGCAGCATTCCCGAGCCATCGACGAGGTGTGGTATAGGCGAGCGGTCGAGCAACACTATGTGCTGCCAGAGAGCTTCGTCTTTTCTGTCCCCATCGACGAGGAAGGTGCCGACAACACCACTCTGGTTATCGCCAGTCACGCAATATTCATCG GAGAGGGAGGGAAGGCGAACGCACCGGCCGCAGTAGTTGGCTTTCAATTCCAGCACACTGCCCTGCAGACGCTTTTTCAGAACATAACATTCAATTGCGGATCGGATAGTTGTGGCGGTCTCAAACACTGTGGCGACGACACTCTAGCATGCTACCTGATCGACGACAACGGCTACATAATCGCGGCCAAGAGCGAAGCGGATGCCGGGAAGTTCTTCGGCGAAATCAGAGGTCCGATAATGAACAGTCTGGTCAAGGACGGCGTCTACGAGAGGATAAGGATCTTCGACTATCAAGCAGTATGCTTCAAGAACGCGCAGACTAACAACGCCGCCAATATTTTACTCACG CCATGGAAGCATCTACAGAAAGCCGTGTTCTGGCTAGTCAGTCAGATCACGTGGGTCTGGGCGAAAGCTGGCATAATGGATGATTATGAATCGTTTGGCTATGTCAGCGACGAAGAATCGGTCCACAACGATTCTGACGAGAGCGAGAAGCCCTCCCTATCGAGCGAACCGAAGGATGACAGATCCTTCGACCACGTCTTCATAAATCGCACCCGGCTGGAAGTTTGCGATCAAGAG GTATTCCTGTACCTGCGCAACGCCACGTTCAACGCGTACTACATAGACTCGGACGAGAACTGCGTGCGGCCGTACGTGGCGCAGCCGGTGCCTCACAGCAACATGCTGCTGATAGTGGTGAACATCGGCTGCAGCGACACGTCGTTGCCGCCGCTGAGCATCGAGCCCGAGGAGGTGAACTACGAGAACAACACGCTCGTCTGCCAGAAAGCGCTCACCGGCCTTAAGCGAAAGCGGCCGCAGTCCTGCATACGCTCGCATCCGCGTGAGAGCGAGATCAAGCATCAGTGCGGCCTGGCGACAAGCGCCAGATCGAATCTGCTTCACCTGACGACGATGCTGCTGCTGATGTGCACGCTGACCGGAAGGCCCGTCCATATTTTCGGCTGA
- the stj gene encoding voltage-dependent calcium channel subunit alpha-2/delta-3 isoform X4, with translation MRSCFLPVVVVLILIEVPDRSSSTQFEIVRTWANKLGYELWTLGKYVTKMDKFRESYKTAEVTPRDGRTLVHEIAKDIKTMMESKISAIKRIMDVAETSAMSSPPMDPPESYEFVNAKNNTIDFENSRHFGGYVNLNMSAVHVPTNVYERASNVIRAIKWSEELDRTFINNYEQDPSLSWQYFGSATGFMRQYPAINWSMQPVDLFDCRTRSWYIEAATSPKDILILMDTSGSMTGIRREIARHVINNILDTLGNNDFVNIITFNNVTKEVVPCFNDTLVQANLANVRELKLAISDLETVNIANFTLALTTAFELLEVFRNEREGAKCNQAIMLITDGVPYNYNEIFKTYNWKDQDEPTDMPVRVFTYLIGREVADTREVNWMACANRGYYVHLCTPAEVREEVLKYVPVMARPLVLGRTDHPTIWTPVYADITDPKITDWLWEQRESEEQKERFLLYHRNKKYLNLEEDRRFWKKRWHEDSEQNKPNYKLMTSVSMPVFDRRENATMIANLLGVAGTDVPIEEIQKLMIPHMLGVNGYAFIVTNNGFILIHPDLRPVFQGILKPAYNSVDMAEIELMDNDKGPREFDEGMVMLRNDVVNQANGSVTLHTKYHYDNMKRVGRVKRKYDYTGIMDTPFTIVVSLPEHDHIGNYHVRATEEIHRSHAKGKNVTDYFAGSNWRVHPDWMYCKYHYEGEHRFETSELQLLHFLERTRQPGWKWIDMKQRSQPPEYSATSSNHSSHPNPYKADRNSYYCDRNLLQSLVFDAKVTEWFAQQTPANPSTNREESGPLARLMTQMTRKQFQQRFGITLAFMATHSGLTRWQNYPMDEDVPLPGDQFNKQHSRAIDEVWYRRAVEQHYVLPESFVFSVPIDEEGADNTTLVIASHAIFIGEGGKANAPAAVVGFQFQHTALQTLFQNITFNCGSDSCGGLKHCGDDTLACYLIDDNGYIIAAKSEADAGKFFGEIRGPIMNSLVKDGVYERIRIFDYQAVCFKNAQTNNAANILLTPWKHLQKAVFWLVSQITWVWAKAGIMDDYESFGYVSDEESVHNDSDESEKPSLSSEPKDDRSFDHVFINRTRLEVCDQEVFLYLRNATFNAYYIDSDENCVRPYVAQPVPHSNMLLIVVNIGCSDTSLPPLSIEPEEVNYENNTLVCQKALTGLKRKRPQSCIRSHPRESEIKHQCGLATSARSNLLHLTTMLLLMCTLTGRPVHIFG, from the exons ATGAGGTCCTGCTTCTTACCTGTCGTCGTCGTTCTGATTCTGATCGAGGTACCCGATCGTAGCAGCAGCACCCAGTTCGAAAT AGTGAGAACATGGGCGAACAAGTTAGGCTACGAACTATGGACGTTGGGCAAGTATGTGACGAAGATGGACAAGTTTCGAGAGAGTTACAAGACAGCGGAAGTCACACCACGTGACGGAAGAACCCTCGTGCACGAAATCGCTAAAGACATCAAGACCATGATGGAGTCCAAGATTTCGGCTATAAAG AGGATAATGGACGTGGCCGAGACGTCAGCGATGTCGTCCCCTCCTATGGATCCGCCGGAGTCCTACGAGTTTGTCAACGCAAAGAACAACACAATCGACTTCGAGAACAGTCGACACTTCGGCGGTTACGTAAACCTCAACATGTCGGCAGTGCATGTGCCTACAAACGTGTACGAGCGCGCGTCGAATGTCATCCGCGCTATCAAGTGGTCCGAAGAGCTCGACCGTACCTTCATCAATAATTACGAGCAGGACCCGTCGTTGTCCTGGCAGTATTTCGGCAGCGCGACCGGCTTCATGCGCCAGTACCCGGCCATAAATTGGAGCATGCAGCCGGTGGATCTGTTCGATTGCCGGACGAGAAGCTGGTACATCGAGGCGGCCACCAGTCCTAAGGACATTCTCATCCTGATGGACACGTCCGGTAGCATGACCGGCATACGACGAGAAATCGCTAGGCACGTTATAAACAACATCCTCGACACTCTCGGCAACAATGACTTCGTCAACATTATCACGTTCAACAACGTGACCAAAGAG GTGGTGCCGTGTTTCAACGACACTCTCGTCCAGGCGAATCTGGCGAACGTACGGGAGCTGAAGCTAGCCATATCGGACCTCGAGACGGTGAACATCGCCAACTTCACCCTGGCGCTAACCACCGCGTTCGAGCTGCTCGAGGTGTTCCGCAACGAGCGGGAGGGTGCCAAGTGCAATCAAGCGATCATGCTGATCACCGACGGCGTGCCGTACAACTACAATGAGATCTTCAAGACGTACAATTGGAAAGATCAGGACGAGCCGACGGACATGCCCGTCCGCGTGTTCACCTATCTGATCGGCCGGGAGGTCGCGGACACGCGCGAAGTGAACTGGATGGCCTGCGCGAACCGAGGATACTACGTGCATCTGTGCACCCCGGCGGAAGTGAGAGAGGAG GTGCTAAAATATGTGCCGGTAATGGCGAGGCCGCTTGTGCTAGGTCGCACGGACCATCCGACCATCTGGACGCCCGTGTACGCCGACATAACCGACCCGAAGATCACCGACTGGCTGTGGGAGCAGCGCGAGAGCGAGGAGCAGAAGGAGCGCTTCCTGCTCTACCACCGAAATAAGAAGTACTTGAATTTGGAGGAGGATCGGCGCTTCTGGAAGAAGCGGTGGCACGAGGACAGCGAACAGAACAAGCCTAATTACAAGCTGATGACTTCGGTTAGCATGCCGGTGTTCGATCGGCGCGAGAACGCA ACAATGATCGCCAATCTCCTCGGTGTTGCCGGCACGGATGTACCAATCGAAGAGATCCAGAAGCTAATGATTCCGCACATG CTTGGCGTCAACGGCTACGCATTCATCGTGACTAATAATGGTTTCATCCTGATTCATCCCGATCTCCGGCCAGTG TTCCAGGGCATTTTGAAACCGGCGTATAACAGCGTCGATATGGCGGAGATCGAGCTAATGGATAACGACAAAGGCCCCAGAGAATTTGACGAAGGCATGGTtatg CTTCGCAACGATGTGGTGAATCAGGCGAATGGTAGCGTGACACTCCATACAAAATATCATTACGATAATATG AAACGTGTCGGCAGGGTGAAgagaaaatatgattatacGGGAATTATGGACACACCGTTCACTATAGTGGTTAGCTTACCCGAGCACGATCACATTGGAAATTATCACGTGCGCGCTACCGAGGAGATACATCGATCTCACGCTAAAG GGAAAAACGTGACAGATTACTTCGCGGGTAGTAACTGGCGGGTGCACCCCGATTGGATGTACTGCAA GTACCACTACGAGGGTGAACACAGGTTCGAAACCTCGGAGTTGCAGCTCCTGCACTTTCTGGAGCGTACCCGTCAGCCAGGCTGGAAGTGGATCGACATGAAGCAGCGATCCCAGCCGCCGGAATACTCCGCCACGAGTTCCAATCATAGCTCTCATC CAAATCCTTACAAAGCCGATCGGAACTCGTATTACTGCGACAGGAATCTACTGCAAAGTCTGGTGTTTGACGCTAAGGTAACCGAGTGGTTTGCCCAGCAAACCCCAGCAAATCCCAGCACCAACCGCGAAGAATCAGG ACCTTTAGCTAGGCTGATGACTCAGATGACCAG GAAGCAATTCCAACAACGCTTCGGAATCACCCTGGCGTTCATGGCCACGCACAGCGGTCTGACCAGGTGGCAGAACTACCCGATGGACGAAGACGTGCCGTTGCCGGGGGATCAATTCAATAAGCAGCATTCCCGAGCCATCGACGAGGTGTGGTATAGGCGAGCGGTCGAGCAACACTATGTGCTGCCAGAGAGCTTCGTCTTTTCTGTCCCCATCGACGAGGAAGGTGCCGACAACACCACTCTGGTTATCGCCAGTCACGCAATATTCATCG GAGAGGGAGGGAAGGCGAACGCACCGGCCGCAGTAGTTGGCTTTCAATTCCAGCACACTGCCCTGCAGACGCTTTTTCAGAACATAACATTCAATTGCGGATCGGATAGTTGTGGCGGTCTCAAACACTGTGGCGACGACACTCTAGCATGCTACCTGATCGACGACAACGGCTACATAATCGCGGCCAAGAGCGAAGCGGATGCCGGGAAGTTCTTCGGCGAAATCAGAGGTCCGATAATGAACAGTCTGGTCAAGGACGGCGTCTACGAGAGGATAAGGATCTTCGACTATCAAGCAGTATGCTTCAAGAACGCGCAGACTAACAACGCCGCCAATATTTTACTCACG CCATGGAAGCATCTACAGAAAGCCGTGTTCTGGCTAGTCAGTCAGATCACGTGGGTCTGGGCGAAAGCTGGCATAATGGATGATTATGAATCGTTTGGCTATGTCAGCGACGAAGAATCGGTCCACAACGATTCTGACGAGAGCGAGAAGCCCTCCCTATCGAGCGAACCGAAGGATGACAGATCCTTCGACCACGTCTTCATAAATCGCACCCGGCTGGAAGTTTGCGATCAAGAG GTATTCCTGTACCTGCGCAACGCCACGTTCAACGCGTACTACATAGACTCGGACGAGAACTGCGTGCGGCCGTACGTGGCGCAGCCGGTGCCTCACAGCAACATGCTGCTGATAGTGGTGAACATCGGCTGCAGCGACACGTCGTTGCCGCCGCTGAGCATCGAGCCCGAGGAGGTGAACTACGAGAACAACACGCTCGTCTGCCAGAAAGCGCTCACCGGCCTTAAGCGAAAGCGGCCGCAGTCCTGCATACGCTCGCATCCGCGTGAGAGCGAGATCAAGCATCAGTGCGGCCTGGCGACAAGCGCCAGATCGAATCTGCTTCACCTGACGACGATGCTGCTGCTGATGTGCACGCTGACCGGAAGGCCCGTCCATATTTTCGGCTGA